Sequence from the Penaeus vannamei isolate JL-2024 chromosome 16, ASM4276789v1, whole genome shotgun sequence genome:
AACAGAAATGAGTTATGTGAGAACTCTGAGTCTGAGAAAGTAGGATAATAGAATTATTAAAAGGTGACTGTAAACAATGTAATTTCATATACTTTAGAGAACAAAATAACTTTCATCAAAACATATCTATATGATTTCAgaaacatacgtatgtgtatgtttatatatacatatatatacatatacatatacatatgaatatatatacatgtatatatatgcatatgtgtgtatatatatatatatatatatatatatatatatatatatatatatatatatatgtgtgtgtgtgtgtgtgtgtgtgtgtgtgtgtgtgtgtgtgtgtgtgtgtgtgtgtgtgtgtgtgtgtgtgtgtgtgtgtgtgtgtgcataaatatagataaatagataaatgaataaatacatataaacatataaacacacacacgcacacacacacacacacacacacacacacacacacacacacacacacacacacacacacacacacacacacacacacacacacacacacacacacacacccgcccgcgcgcacacacacacacacacacacacacacacacacacacacacacacacacacacacacacacacacacacacacacacacacacacacacacacacacacacacacatatatatatatatatatatatatatatatatatatatatatatatatatatatatatatatatatatatatatatatatatatatatatatatatgtatgtatgtatgtatatatgtatatatatatgtatgtatgtacatatatatatgtgtgtgtgtatatatatatatatatatatatatatatatatatatatatatatatatatatatatatatatacacacacacaaagaaatgcaCCATCCGTCCGTGTTCCTCCTGCACCAAAAGTCAAGGCCAAATTGTAAACAATGTCGTTCTTGTAAACAACGTCCGGAAACGAATCTAGTATTCTTTTAGCTATTAATATGTATGAATAACGATTATCTTTGCAGCATGTAAACATAACAGAAATGTTATGAAAATATATTAGTAATGTTATATAAATCCAGTTCTCTTAAATTAGGAAAATTCCTCAAAATAGTCCTTAAAATAGACTTTACCTTTACGAAGACATTATCTTAAAAGCACGACCCGCTCCGCCTCggccctcgccttcctcctcgaCGTCGCCTCCAAAATGGCAAGTTCCTCTGCTCCGGGAGGAAAATGTGCCTTGTAAGTGAAGCATGGCGTCGTCTAGACATTCTCTCGTGGGTATAAAACAGCGGGAACTTTCTAGATCAGGAGGTTCTGACAGGTGTCAGTCCCGAGGAAGGAGAATATGAAAAGTTGAAGTGTGATGGAAATGTCTTTCTCTTGCGTGGTGTcaagtttttattattgtttgttggtATCGTTATCGGTAATGTTATCGTTGTCTGGTTTGAGATCAAGTTTTTCGTTCTTGGTGACGGTGTTTTTAGTTGGAAATTGTTGCCAGAAAGTTTTATTTTCGAAATTTTCAGAGTAGTTCATAACGGATCGCGACTGTTTTGGTATCGATGAATTCCAGTTCTTCCTTCTATCCAATTATATAGAAATGATTGCATGGAAACCGTCTCATTAGCGACAATCTTGGCCAGCAGAGGAAGGTATGAAAGGTGCCATGGAAAAGGCAGGGTAAAAtgtgaataacacacacacaatcagtcaCCATGTTCTCAGGAGCACTGGGCTTTGTCCCCTGCGACTCCCTATGTGGGGCTGCCACCCCCAGCTTTCATAATAGAGCACAAAGACTACAGGTATTCTAATCAGGACCGACATGTGGGAGCACCTGATGGTTAGTCTGTTCGATGCTCTCCCCTGCCGATAATACATGAAGGATTCTTTTTGTAGGTGGTGGTAGCCACCCATGGGGGGGTCTGCTGTGGACAATAAGGCAACTGAttctgtgtattttatttatattttacctAGCAATTTCACTGGTCCCTTTCATGCTCTcctctgctattggggccaagaatgtgggggtttggggggatttCTGTGCAATAATTTTACACATCTGgattgaagagagtgagagaaatccatCAACATCAAAATTGTTGTGATCTGTTTGGCACAACTGTTTTGTAAAATTACCTCTATTTTGCTAGTGTAGATAGCTTTATGATATATAGGTTatgatgtttttttgtgatttattaatgttttatttcatttgttgatCTAGAATTAGGAAATGATGAAGTGCAGTGTGATAAGATGAAATGGTAAGTTGAGCAGCATGATAATGGCTGTcagttatttttatataaaagaagTATAGATTTACTAAAAGTACTCTAGAATGTCTTTCAGAAATTGAATTGAATTAAAAGTTGCAGTCTGGCACAACCAGCTGAAATTGATGtataatatttagatttttttttttttttatgtatgaattcATCAGCTATAGGGGATTAACGGCCAATATGTATTGATAGGTTATGAAGTATGATGATTAACTGTTCTGAATATTTGTATATCAGGGATCACATGGGTATTGGTAccaatggattcctctcacagTCTGATTTTCATGTAGGCAGTATGGCATAGAAACCGACATTGCTCCATAAACGTGGCACCAACAGTAGCGGATAGCATTGAGGATACCAAGAAAATTACAGggaaaaatatgaaggaaaattaGGGATAAAAAACATTTATGTAACCTCCTTGTAGTTATGGCCTACACATCAAGATGGAAGGTAGGAGCAGACCCATGAAAGGCCACACTCTAACTTGTGACCAAGAGATTTACTGCCTTTTTATTGCCCCCCATACCAGGTAAAGGACTTGCATATTGTTATCAAACACTACCGGAGTGTGTTGGTCATAAGGACATGATTGACAATGTAAgaagcagaaatagaaagaaacacaaaccATGCAGAGAATACCAGTATCTGACACTCGATGGCATATGCTGTCACATGTTAATCATGTACTATGTGCAATGCCATTTACTTGAATAGGAGTCCGACTTTAGCTTCTAAGAAATGTGACTTTTTTTCCATCCTTGTATTCAAGGGCAGGTATCAAAGTGCACAGGTGATTGCAGAAGGTGTACCCCCTATGCAACACATGTAACTCATGACACATTTTGCTGCATACcacatatttttttgttgttgttgtgtattgTCTATATGTGGTGGATGTTTGTTTTCTAGGCTGTGGTTGGTGCAGCTCCCTGCACAACTTTCCTATATTTAGGACCAAGTTTGTAGGGTACCTAAGGGTTTCCATGCCATAGTTCCTATATATAAGAATAGTTGATGGTGACATGAATTAAACAGTATCTACCACTATTGTTGTGATCCGTGATGTGCAAGCATTCTAAACATTTACTGCATTATACTCTGCCTGCACTTTACAGTCACTGAACTATAATACGACTTGACTGAGTAAAAAGTGGATGATGACTGGTTTTATCATGTGAACAGATTGCAATTCAGCACTGTATTCAGTGGTATATCACATAAAtgatatcttcttccttttcctccccagcTGTAGAAATGCAGCAAGATATACGTGCCCTCGATGCAATTTTGCATACTGCTCATCCAGTTGCTACAAGCATGCATCGCATGCACGCTGCTCCGAGAGCTTCTACAAGGACATGGTAGAAGCAGAGGTATGATAGGGGTATTTTTGTGCTTATGGGGTAATTAATTTAgaccttttttatttctgtttttgtgttgatATGTTCTTGAATGATTTGATGTAATGGTTATTTAGTTGATTGTATCACGAAAGGACTTATGAATTTTTAAGAAATTATCtatatgatagtcataatgatagaaGTATGATATATTCTAAGTTTACAAAGGATttagaaaatgatgaaaacatcTGAATATCTGAtaacaccctatatatatattgtaagaccAAAATATGTCAGACAAAATGGAAAGCATACTAATTAtgtttcttctcatctccttcaaCAGCTCAGAAGTGGGACTGTGTCAGAAGAATCACGCAAGAAAATGGTTGAGATCTTGCGCCGTGTGGAGGCTGGCGAAACTATTTTACCTGATAATGTGGATGAACCTCTGGattcggatgatgatgatgatgacaacctTGCTGTTAGGATGGCAGGTATGCGGTCAAAATCTGTCATTTTGCTAATTttcagaaggaaaaaagataaaggaagatttTTTAGAAGAGTTCCTAAGATGAGACCTCATTCTTCTAttgagtgtttttttattttatatagaaatttcaaaataatttttatatttctgttattacccTTGTCTACTTTATGATTATTTCTTCAACTCTCTTACCACTTTCTCTCCACTTTACCCTTGTGGCAGAATAatcgcaaaaatgataattagaatatttCTCTTTCCAAAAGTAAACTGAAAAGATGCTTATCTCCTGGAACATAATTTCTTTGTTACATGAAAGCCCTGACTCGTCTGATAGGTCATGACTGCAGTTGTCAATGAAACCACACTGCTAAAGTCCCCTCTCTTCAATGTCTTGAAAAATTCTGCCCAAAACAGAGCATTActgtttatattctctcttttacagtttctctttttttttgtcattcataaAATCTATACCTTAAGCATTGTAAGAATGTACACAATATGCTTTGGTGACCTTTTTTTTCTGCTATCAATGGATTTAATCGTATCCAGTTTACCCATTCCAGATTTTATATCCcacttttgttcttttgttaatTTGTTATCTCTCCCCAGACATCGACCTTAATGACAGTGAGGCTGTCTGGAAGAAGCTCACAGAGAAAGAGCGCCAAGAGTTCCGACAGCTAGTGAACTCAGGCAGTTTCGATGACCTACTCCCTCCCTGGAGTCCCTGGTGGGAGCAAGAAGTCCCACCAGTCCAGGAGATCACCCCGGGTCACCAGATTGTCCCTGCGTACGTGGCTAAATGCCCGCCGCTTGTAGACGTTCCCTTACTTAGTCAAGTGATGGTGAGGTAACACGATACCTGGCTTGTTCTATTACTGAGTATACCTTTCTTGGTATATCTTAGTATATTTTTCTTCATGCTTGTTTATGTAGTTTTATTGTGCTTCCATATTTTATGCTATAAAAGGAATGTCTACATGCCTGGCCAAATATACATCCATTCTTTCAGAGGAAACAGCAATATATCAGTAAGTTAAGCTTTCAGTAAACAACTTATTTTAAAATATCATAAGACTAGGGAAATTCATAGGTTTATCTGcactatcatcactttcatcttcatcttcatcttcagtaTGAAtgcttatataattttatttatgctTATTCTACTTTGAAAAATAGTATGCATCAGATATTGACACTTCCAGTATTGCATCTTGTATTTAGATGAGCATAGATATAGATTTCCCCCTCTCACCAGAGAGGGGGAAATTTGTTTGTGTCCTGAAGTCTCTTTATCTAATacagtttctgcctctctctctctttctcttcccccctcacacacacacatactcacacacacacacatatacgcacacgcacacgcacaagagagagaaaaagcgagaggcaGAGATTAAAAAATTGTCATATATGAAATCGTTCAAAGAAATTTGGTgtaaaatgaaggagagggagagagggtgtatgtGGACAAAGAATGAAccagggagggggaagtgtgcTCCCCTGCACAGTCTCCCATCCCAGGTGAAGGGGTATGGGGGTGAGGTAAAGGTTAGAGGGATATGGAGGACAGGGGAAAGACCACAGAGGGGGAAACTGATGTAGAATCTGCCAGTGATAGTTCCTCATTCTGGTTATGGGGTGGGGCATATCTCGCTGATGTACATGATTGGTGGAAACAGGGATGGTGGGTGGAGCTTCAGAATCTCTATGGCAGTATGTGGAGTCTAACAATAGATCTGGCGCTTCATGATACTGGCATCGGTGTCACCATGTAAAATGGGTtaatagaaacaaataaagaaatctgACTAGATTATATCTAAAAAATCGCTATCACTAGCCAATAATTACAATGCTGTTAAGCTGTCCTcagacaaaagggagagagaggaagagagtagggtatatagggagagagagaggaaagagaggatgaaagagagaggaagagggagagagagaggaagagagagagggagaaggagaaggaaaaggagagggagacggagagggagggaggactgaagaaagagagagagagagagtggagaaggagaagaagagagggagaggaagagagagaggaatagaagagaagggagggagagggagagagggcggagggagaggaagggagagagagggggagggagagggagagggagagggggaggaggaggagggagacggagagggagggagagggagagagagacagtgggagagagagagagagagagagaggggcaagagaggtcgagagggagagggcagaaagagagtgagagggggaggggaaggagagggagagggagagggagagggggaaagagagggagagggagagggagagggggaaagagagggagagggagagggagagggagagggagagggagagggggaaagagagggagaggaagagaggaagaggagagggggaaagagagagggagagggagaggggaaagagaggagagtggtgagggggaaagagagggagagggagagggggaaagagaagaggagagggagaggggaaagagagggaaggaaaggaaaggaaaagaaagagggagggagagagggaggagaggaggagagagagggagggggagagagggagagggagagggagagagagagagagagagggagatatgagagAGTAAGAAGACAGCAGAgatggcaggagggagagagggagagagagagggagaggggagagagggagggaggaaggaagggggagagagggagagagggagagggagagagaggagaggagagagggggagagagagagagaggagggtgagggagagggggagagagagggaggaaaggaagaagagggaggagaggagagggaagaggaagggagaggaagaggaggagggggagagagagggagagggggagagaggagaaggagagggagagggggagagagagagagagggagagggagagagggagagagagaggggagaggggagagagagggagagggagagggggaagagggatagggagagggagggagaggaggaagaggggagagagagagggagagggggagagagagggagagggagagggagagggggagagagaaagagagaggggggagagagagggagaggggagagagagggagagggggagagagatagagaaagggagagagagagagaggggagagagggagagggggagagagagggagaggggaaagggagagggggagagagagggagaggggagagagagagggagagggggagagagagggagagggaagagagagggagagggagaggaagagagagtgggaaagagaagagggggagagagtgggagaggaagaggggagagagtgggagaggaagagggggagagagggagagaagagggagaagagtgggagaaggaagagagagggagaggaagagagagtggcagaggaagagagagagggagggcaagagagagagggagaggaagagagagggagaggaagagagagtgggagagaggaagagagagtgagaggaagagagagagtggagaggaagacagtagagcggagaggaagagagtgagggagagaaagagagagttggggagagaaagagagagtgggggagaggaagagagagtgggagaggaagagagagagaagagagaggggagagggaaagagagagagaagggaggagagggacgagagagagagagagacgagagagagaggagggagggagaggagggagaggggagagaagaggagagggagagaggagagagggagagagaggagagggaaaggagagaggaggagagagagaggggagagagagagggagagggagagagagggagaggaagagaggaggagaggaagagggagtgggagaggaagagggaagagtgggagaggaagagagggagagagtggagaggaagaaggggagaagtgggagaggaagagggagggagtgggggagggaagagagagagtgggagaggaagagagtggagagaggaagagagtgggaagaggaagagagagagtgggagaggaagagagtgggaggagagggaagaggagctgggagaggaagagaaattagaaggaagaagagagtgggaggaagagagagtgggagaggaagagagagtgggagaggaagagagtgggagaggaaagagagagagtgggagaggaagagagtgggagaggaagagagtgggagaggaagaaagtgggagaggaagagagggagagggagagggagagggattgagagagagagagagagggatcagagagagacagagaggacgagagagagagagagaggattgagagagaagagagagagagggattgagagagagagagagggattgagagagagagagagagagggattaagagagagagaccagaggggagagagactgaggaagagacagagagagagaggggttgagagagggacgagagagagagggattgacacgagagagagagagggattgagagagagagagagggattgagagagagaaagggattgagagacgagagagagaggttgaacgagagagagagagagggagttgagagagagagagagagagggattgagagagagagagagagagagggattgagagagagagagaggattagagggattgagagagagagaggttagagagagacgagggattgagagagagagaagaagagacgagagagagaagagagagggactatagagagagagaagaggatgattacagagagagagagagagagagagagaagagggattgagagagaagagggattgagagagagagaagagggattgagagagagagagaaagaagaaggattgagagagagagagaaagaagaagggttgagagagagagagagagagaaggattgagagagagagagagagagagggattgacgagagagagagaaagaggattgagagacagagagagagggggattgagagagagagagagggattgagagagagagagagagaggaaattgagagagagagaggttgaagagagttgagagagagagaggttgacgagagagagagagagagattgagagagagagagagagggattgagagagagagagagggattgagagagagagagagacagggattgagagagagagaggattgagagagacgagagagagagagaaagggacgagagagaggagggattgagagacgagagagagagggagttgagagagagagaagagagttgagagagagagagtggattgagagagagagagagagggacgagagagagagagagagggaaattgagagagagagagagagggacgagagaagagagagagaggattgagagagagagattgagagagagagagagagagagagagagagagagagagagagagagagagagagagagagagagagagagagagagccagttaGTCAAGCAggtagtcagtcagtcaatcagtcaggcAGACTTATAGTCATTCAATCATAGACATAAATGCAGTCAATCAGTCAGCCAGACAATAAGTTATTATAAGTCTTATGAGATACCCCAAATCCTGATTtttatatcttcctctcctcAAGCACTCACTCATCACTAGACAATAGAAGaagtttttccctctctccccaagaaGGCTCCCCACGCCTCAACCATCCCCTTCTCAACATCCACACCTGTCCTAACAGGATACGCTGGACGGTGGTAGGCTCTTCCAATGCATGCTCACCAGTAGGAGTAGTGTTAGCTGATGCACTGAGGCTCATCTCTCCCTGTCGGCTGTACTCTCAGCAAATGCCAACTTTGAGGAGGCTGCCATCGCCGTTGAGAGCCCTAAGATGGAAGCACAGAAAGTGGCAAATCTCATCATCGTTGGTTTGGGAAGACTTGAGGCAAAAAGTAGATGTTGGAAAGTGCAATGGTTAAGGATGAGGTGAGAGACGTGTtgtttctttttaatgctctcaAACCAAGCCCAAAGGTGATTGGTATACAGAGAATTCCATGTAGTTTCATTTGGTTAATTTTGGTTACACATTGATTGATTTTTCAAGGAGTGAGTTATTAGGCTTATCTGACCTCACCTTTTTACCCCATtcctcaattaaaaaaaaaaaaaaaaaaatctttttatttttagtagtcttatgaatatgaatttgattgttatgattattgacatAGTTATTgatgtgatattaataatgaaaatagaaacttGTCTTTTCAAAAAttcaaggaattaaaaaaaaaaggctgaGATCAAATATGTTTAGAAACTAACTCCTTGGTAACTAAACACTTGAAACCATCTGTGTGTAAACAGAATTCACAAAATAAGATCACAGTGGACTaggcatgtatacatatcattCCAGCATAAGCaggttaaaagagaaagaaaaaaatgggtacCAGTTTTGTTTCTCTGACACCTGTTGGATTTGTGGTGGACTCTTTTATTCAGATTATTGTCTCTCATTATGGAGTGTGAAGAAAAGTCAGTTTATTTGTAATATTGGCCATAGgtttgattttcattatatttcaataTGATTTAAAACACAGTTTGCCCCTTCAATTTGGTTGCTTCACAGCAATCACACGAACTAAAGTATGGGCATTAGGCTTACGTAACTGGCCGCTCTGCTAGATGTGTGGCATGTAGACTGGGCACATAAGAACACACTGGTCAGTGAGCCAGGAATAGGATACTGAGCATAGAAATGGCGACCTCCTTGGAGCCATCGCTCTTCCAGTTGTGACTTATGGACATTACATTCTACACTTGtttaatgataggaataacacAAATGCCCCTTTCTAAATGCCAGATTAcactaatcaccctccaagagatTGGTGCATTCATGGAGAGCCTTTTCTGTTGCCCTGGCCTTCACCCATGATGATAGGTCCACGTCGCCATTTTTCCTATGACAGCATGATCATATCACCCACCCCCCAAGCCAAactttttcatgatgtgatggtcacATCACCTGGATTGAAGGGATTAAGTATTGTTGATAGGATCTGATCTGTCAGAAGTATTATATTTTGTCAAAGAATATTTTTTAGATATGTAGATTCTGATGATTTCTAATCGAAGCCATAGAATATTGACATATCTCTCCTCATCTATTTATGGATTACTGTATCATTAGTAGTACACTAATATTGTACACTAATATCGCTCTTGAGATGCCACCGACTTTTTCCAATATATAAATTTCACACTTCATAGCAATGGTTTTGTAATTATTagtgttttaattattatatatatatttttttcaatttcccctTTTAACACAAGTTGGTCACTTGCAGCATCCATGGCTGATGGAGAGTGAGGAGTTTGCAGGAACAGTGAGGAGGGATGTGATGAAGATGCTGAAGGGGCCTGTGGCGTCAGACCAGACCTTCTACGTGAGGGCTGCACTCTCAGAGATCCATGTTCTGCTGAGCACGTGCAAGGCCTCCCTGTCCAAGAAGAAGAAGCCAGGCAAGTGATTTAATTATTACAGAGGATTTTAGGGTGAGGTAGTGGCAATTTGTAGGAATTATCCTCTTAGTGACaatgacagagagacacagacacaaacatagccAGGAGGGAATAGTTTTTTATtgcttaatttattttttttctctcatcattattgtttacaaGCAGAACATTTTGTTGGGAGTACAAGATCACTATTAAGAAGAGTAATCACACATTGTAAACAGCATGGATCTTGCAATGATATGTACAATACCTCTCACAGTGTTGACGGGTGAACGAAATGACAAAATAACAGTTTGTGGGTAAAGGTTAGGGTTAATGATCAGTGACTTTATTAAGGCATAAAGATTGCATTTAAACAGTGATAATTAATGTGAAAATTAATTCATGTGAATTGATTAAAAAATCTATATGTTAATTGTATTATAAATATCAGAATGTGCatcttttttgtgtgatttatttttttattttttacaaatatCAGACAAATTTATGAATTTCAAGCTTGTTggttataaatttagatataagaGTCCTCTGTCACTGTAATGAAATTTAAATCAGATATTTGGTATTGTGAGCATATAGAGTAGTAAGCAGGGGTTTGTTGGTCAAAAATTCTTGCCGAGAGCCCAAGAATCTTGCCAAAACACCCAGATTGGCAGGCAAGACTTGATTGAAAATGTGAAAGTCCTTTATACATAGCATAAATCATTTAGGTCCCTGGAGAATATTTAAGTTATACTGACATTAAACAAGAATTTTCACAAAGAAATCCTAAGACAAATTAAGCAAAAATAGAGGCTGCAGTTTATTTCATTGATGGCTGGTAACAGTGGCCATGGAATTGCTATTTGAAATGAATTAAAGGCAGTGATTACCACAGCACAGACAAAATGGCACAGAATTTTTCAGCTGATTGATGTATTTAGTGTTTAAGAAAAATATTCTTGCCTCCTCTGGGCAGATAAACTACCTGCTTAAAATGCTTACAGTCATATGCCTTTTCATGCTTTTTAATCATGTGTACATTAGTGatatttttttggtcttttagGCACAAGGAAAGGCCTATTTACATCAGCATTTGGAGAAGCAAGTCAGCATGTGGAGCTCAAGATCACGACCTTGCCACTAGTCAAGTCCTCCCTAAAGAAGGTGGAATTCCTGCTGTCATTTGTTCTGGAATACGCATCTGCTATCATTAGTCTAACCCCAACTTAAACGCTTCAAGAGAAAACTCGGGccacagaaatgaaagaaaacaactaATGGGCTTTCTGTCGCGGCAAGCCTCTTCATCTGTTTGAAATCAAGTCTTTGACTGAGCTTTGGAATGGGGGAAAAACTGTATATGTGAGTTTGGGCTGTGACAGTCAGGCTCTGAAATGGAaggatgtgtgtacacatatgggAATGTAGGCAGGACTGAGCTTGgatattttaatttctctctctctctctctctctctctctctctctctctctctctctctctctctctctctctctctctctctctctctctctctctctctctctctctctctctctctctctctctctctctctctctccctctctctctctctctctctctccctccctctctccccctctctctctctctctctctcgtctctctctctctctctctactctctctctctctctctctactctctctctctctctctctctctctctctctctctctctctctctctct
This genomic interval carries:
- the LOC113807370 gene encoding uncharacterized protein, which produces MASSSAPGGKCAFCRNAARYTCPRCNFAYCSSSCYKHASHARCSESFYKDMVEAELRSGTVSEESRKKMVEILRRVEAGETILPDNVDEPLDSDDDDDDNLAVRMADIDLNDSEAVWKKLTEKERQEFRQLVNSGSFDDLLPPWSPWWEQEVPPVQEITPGHQIVPAYVAKCPPLVDVPLLSQVMAHLSLSAVLSANANFEEAAIAVESPKMEAQKHPWLMESEEFAGTVRRDVMKMLKGPVASDQTFYVRAALSEIHVLLSTCKASLSKKKKPGTRKGLFTSAFGEASQHVELKITTLPLVKSSLKKVEFLLSFVLEYASAIISLTPT